The Candidatus Melainabacteria bacterium genome includes a region encoding these proteins:
- a CDS encoding carbamoyl-phosphate synthase large subunit, which yields MAKRTDIQKILVLGAGPITIGQACEFDYSGSQACKALRDEGYEVVLINSNPATIMTDPEVADRTYIEPVTAEVAKEVIIKERPHALLPTMGGQTALNVAVELAESGVLDEYKVELIGAKIDAIKLAEDRQLFKAKMLEIGLDVPESGIAHKMSEVKDIAAKIGFPIIIRPAFTLGGAGGGIAYNHEELEDIAWQGLTASPVSEILLEESVLGWKELELEVMRDCADNVVIICGIENFDPMGVHTGDSITVAPVQTLSDREFQALRDASVKIIRAIGVDTGGSNIQFGIHPETGRIIVIEMNPRVSRSSALASKATGYPIAKIAAKLAIGLTLDEISNDITKTTPASFEPTMDYVITKIPRFNFEKFRGADTTLTTQMKAVGEVMAVGRTFQESVQKALRGLELGLSGFNAVPARAKADFWEWRRRLSVPTQHRITDIFGALQAGISIEEVAELTTIDPWFLDNLLEIFQETQRFSEKVKCLDDLDKDYLVRLKQAGFSDAQLAGLIPGVDETAVFEHRKKLGVVPVYKMIDTCAAEFEASTPYLYSTYDEESEVPPSTKPRIMILGGGPNRIGQGIEFDYCCVHSSIALRELGYEAVMVNSNPETVSTDYDVSDRLYFEPLTLEDVTNIAMVEKPEGIIVQMGGQTPLKLAKGLEARGFKILGTSPESIDIAEDRARFGVLIDKLGLRQPPGSVASNPQEAVAIATKIGYPVLVRPSYVLGGRAMEIIYNQEELDRWLKTGYGSNPNLSVLIDQFLENATEIDVDAISDGRACIIAGIMEHVEEAGIHSGDSTCVLPTQTIPLKIIEEIRRATNDLARELKVIGLMNIQFALQGDDLYILEVNPRASRTCPFVSKATGVPWAKLAAAVMTGKTLSELGIAPRLLPPHVSVKSVVIPFKRFPGSQISLGPEMRSTGEVMGVAKQFGLAFAKAQIAAGQVLPTKGKCFISVSDIHKQEVVQVAQSLYQLGLEIVATRGTSSAIKTGGIPVTTVNKVSEGRPNLVDRIKNGEIQLVINIPSGRTAREDDQLIRRAAVDYNIPVVTTLSGARATAAGIAALQQGPLSVQALQEYHRNIAFWETSSRRRTVGFSS from the coding sequence GTGGCTAAACGCACCGACATTCAAAAGATTCTCGTGCTGGGCGCGGGACCAATCACTATCGGCCAGGCCTGTGAATTTGATTATTCCGGCAGTCAAGCTTGCAAAGCTCTGCGAGACGAGGGTTACGAGGTCGTTTTAATCAACTCCAACCCGGCTACGATCATGACCGACCCCGAGGTCGCCGATCGAACATATATAGAACCGGTCACTGCCGAGGTCGCCAAAGAGGTGATCATCAAGGAGCGCCCGCATGCGCTTTTGCCGACGATGGGCGGTCAAACAGCGCTTAATGTGGCGGTTGAGTTAGCAGAAAGCGGTGTTCTTGATGAATACAAGGTGGAGCTGATTGGGGCGAAGATCGATGCCATCAAACTGGCTGAAGATCGTCAATTATTCAAAGCCAAGATGCTCGAAATCGGGCTTGATGTGCCGGAATCCGGTATCGCCCACAAAATGTCTGAGGTAAAAGACATTGCTGCGAAAATAGGTTTTCCTATAATTATTCGTCCTGCTTTTACCCTTGGTGGCGCAGGCGGTGGCATCGCGTATAACCATGAAGAGCTTGAAGATATTGCCTGGCAGGGGCTGACAGCCAGTCCAGTCAGTGAAATCCTTCTGGAAGAAAGTGTGCTTGGTTGGAAAGAACTCGAACTGGAAGTAATGCGAGATTGCGCCGATAACGTCGTAATCATTTGCGGCATCGAAAACTTTGACCCGATGGGTGTTCACACGGGCGATTCAATTACAGTCGCTCCGGTTCAGACTCTTTCGGATCGTGAGTTCCAGGCGCTTCGCGACGCCAGCGTCAAAATCATCAGAGCCATTGGCGTGGACACAGGCGGCTCCAATATTCAGTTTGGCATTCATCCTGAAACCGGTCGCATTATCGTTATCGAGATGAATCCACGTGTCTCGAGATCATCTGCCCTGGCCAGTAAAGCGACAGGCTATCCGATTGCCAAAATTGCCGCTAAGCTGGCAATTGGACTGACTCTGGATGAAATTTCCAACGATATTACAAAAACAACGCCGGCATCTTTCGAGCCGACGATGGACTATGTAATTACAAAGATTCCTCGCTTCAATTTCGAAAAGTTCCGCGGTGCAGATACAACGTTGACTACTCAGATGAAAGCTGTTGGCGAGGTAATGGCTGTCGGACGCACTTTCCAGGAATCTGTGCAGAAAGCTTTGCGTGGTCTTGAGCTTGGTCTGTCTGGTTTCAACGCTGTGCCGGCGCGGGCAAAAGCTGATTTCTGGGAGTGGCGACGTCGTCTTTCCGTGCCCACACAGCATCGCATTACGGACATTTTCGGCGCGTTGCAGGCGGGAATTTCGATTGAGGAAGTGGCTGAGTTGACCACGATCGACCCCTGGTTCCTCGATAACCTGCTTGAGATTTTCCAGGAAACTCAAAGGTTTTCAGAGAAGGTAAAGTGTCTTGATGACCTGGACAAAGACTATCTTGTTCGTCTCAAGCAAGCTGGATTTTCAGATGCACAGTTGGCCGGTTTGATACCAGGTGTTGATGAAACTGCTGTCTTCGAGCATCGTAAGAAGCTTGGAGTGGTGCCGGTTTATAAGATGATTGATACTTGCGCCGCCGAGTTTGAAGCAAGCACGCCGTATCTCTATTCGACTTACGACGAAGAGAGTGAAGTGCCACCGTCGACGAAACCACGAATTATGATTCTCGGGGGCGGACCGAATCGTATCGGTCAGGGTATCGAGTTTGATTATTGTTGCGTGCACAGCAGCATCGCTCTGCGTGAGCTGGGTTATGAGGCTGTGATGGTCAATTCCAATCCAGAGACGGTATCGACTGATTACGACGTCTCTGATCGATTGTATTTCGAGCCGCTCACTCTTGAAGATGTGACCAATATCGCCATGGTCGAGAAGCCCGAAGGAATAATCGTTCAAATGGGCGGGCAGACACCGCTTAAATTGGCTAAGGGACTGGAAGCGCGTGGTTTCAAAATTTTGGGAACCTCGCCTGAGTCAATCGACATCGCCGAAGATCGCGCTCGATTCGGTGTCTTGATCGACAAGTTGGGATTGCGTCAACCGCCTGGCTCTGTTGCCTCTAATCCGCAAGAAGCCGTGGCTATTGCCACAAAGATTGGATATCCGGTTCTGGTGCGCCCGAGTTACGTGTTGGGCGGTCGTGCCATGGAGATTATCTATAACCAGGAAGAGCTCGACCGCTGGTTGAAGACGGGATACGGCAGCAATCCGAACCTGTCTGTTTTAATCGATCAGTTCCTTGAAAATGCCACTGAAATTGACGTTGACGCCATCTCAGACGGAAGAGCTTGCATCATTGCCGGCATCATGGAACACGTCGAAGAAGCCGGAATTCACTCGGGCGACAGCACTTGCGTGTTGCCGACGCAGACCATTCCGCTCAAAATTATTGAAGAGATTCGCCGGGCCACAAACGATCTGGCCAGAGAATTGAAAGTGATCGGTTTGATGAACATTCAGTTTGCTCTGCAGGGTGACGACCTCTACATCCTCGAAGTCAACCCGCGCGCCAGCCGCACCTGCCCGTTCGTCTCCAAAGCGACAGGTGTGCCATGGGCGAAGTTGGCGGCGGCCGTCATGACCGGCAAGACCTTGTCTGAACTGGGTATTGCGCCAAGGCTTCTGCCTCCTCATGTGTCGGTCAAATCTGTCGTTATTCCGTTTAAGAGATTTCCCGGCTCTCAGATTTCGCTCGGACCGGAGATGCGCTCCACAGGCGAAGTCATGGGGGTAGCTAAGCAGTTCGGTCTGGCTTTTGCTAAGGCTCAGATTGCTGCCGGGCAGGTCTTACCGACCAAGGGCAAGTGCTTTATCAGTGTCTCTGATATTCACAAGCAAGAGGTCGTTCAGGTGGCTCAGAGTCTTTACCAGCTTGGTCTCGAGATTGTCGCGACCAGAGGTACTTCCTCTGCCATTAAGACGGGCGGTATTCCAGTCACTACCGTCAACAAGGTTTCAGAGGGAAGACCCAACCTGGTCGACCGCATCAAGAATGGTGAAATTCAATTAGTCATTAACATTCCCTCGGGTAGAACTGCCCGTGAAGATGACCAGTTGATTCGCCGAGCCGCTGTTGATTACAACATTCCTGTCGTCACTACGCTGTCGGGCGCACGTGCCACGGCCGCCGGGATTGCGGCATTGCAGCAGGGGCCGTTGAGCGTGCAGGCGTTGCAGGAATATCACCGTAATATCGCTTTCTGGGAAACGTCGAGTCGCCGTCGTACTGTCGGTTTTTCGTCCTGA
- a CDS encoding alpha/beta fold hydrolase: MRRVSKFALAFFSCLSVLGTPAQAEVVREDTAESLLNRKTPVYVWQDTNQKPRAVAIAIHGLVMHGGVYNALANKLASEGMIVMAPDLRGFGRWQSKHSKDAQLDYDKSLQDIDELVKAASARYPDLPLYCIGESMGAGLAMHTAINNPQIVDGLVLSAPALKPRIYMGPLISETLKPQKQVKLEPYIRKWASEDPRIVEESLADPLVTKRLTAWQIMKSIHYMRPNLGYAKKLPSNIPFLVMQGDQDRILKSNAVVKLISNAKTKDQTVRWFNNRGHLLLETAFIPPDTINTVNNWLQTHIEEASQSQPTTIVSLNAESQLADIQANKTN, encoded by the coding sequence ATGCGTCGAGTTTCTAAATTCGCTCTTGCGTTTTTCTCTTGCCTGTCAGTTTTAGGCACACCAGCACAAGCAGAAGTAGTCCGCGAAGACACTGCTGAATCGCTATTGAATCGAAAAACACCCGTTTACGTTTGGCAAGACACCAACCAGAAACCACGAGCTGTAGCCATTGCCATACATGGTCTGGTGATGCACGGCGGTGTCTACAATGCACTGGCCAACAAGCTCGCCTCAGAAGGAATGATCGTCATGGCGCCCGACCTGCGTGGCTTTGGCCGCTGGCAAAGCAAACATAGCAAGGACGCCCAACTCGACTACGACAAAAGCTTGCAAGACATTGATGAACTGGTGAAGGCAGCCAGCGCTCGCTATCCGGATCTACCCCTCTATTGCATCGGTGAGAGCATGGGAGCCGGGCTGGCCATGCACACCGCCATTAACAATCCTCAGATAGTCGACGGACTGGTGCTTTCCGCGCCTGCGCTCAAACCTCGCATTTACATGGGTCCCTTAATCTCAGAGACCCTCAAGCCGCAGAAGCAAGTCAAACTTGAACCATACATCAGAAAGTGGGCTTCTGAAGATCCGCGCATTGTCGAAGAGAGCCTTGCCGATCCGCTCGTAACCAAAAGGCTAACGGCATGGCAGATTATGAAAAGTATTCACTACATGAGACCTAACCTGGGTTACGCAAAAAAACTGCCATCCAACATTCCTTTTCTAGTTATGCAGGGCGACCAGGACCGAATACTCAAGTCTAATGCAGTCGTGAAGCTCATTTCGAATGCCAAAACGAAAGATCAAACAGTGCGTTGGTTCAATAACCGCGGACACTTGCTGCTGGAGACCGCTTTCATACCGCCTGACACGATCAATACGGTAAATAATTGGCTTCAGACTCATATCGAAGAGGCTTCGCAATCTCAACCCACGACAATTGTTTCACTTAATGCAGAAAGTCAGCTCGCTGACATACAGGCGAACAAAACAAACTAA
- a CDS encoding serine protease encodes MPFESYSSAPYSPQGDGYTRIPTLRVGEQYNPNDATAYPSQMNLVAQYQQASKSVARIEAVKGTDYNGTPTGSVGSGFVVTTDGEIATDYHVVKGASDIRVRLGNTTYHASIDAVDQRTDLALLKLTDAYGQRFQPVNLAPSSQMEQGAATIAMGFPAGDQKMYMSVGGFSWAPGGFQGYKRFGDIVGNLRGGLMPGEDPNRISLESGINADQGISGGPMFNSRFQVVGVMDVGTTNGTKGDATPVEDLQRLLSTTQRMHVATNTGWTSGLSLRSEMPSSLYSPPPGYGSYSMQNYYVQNARTEVYRSPSPTLSPASSSATWAELARILDRR; translated from the coding sequence ATGCCTTTTGAAAGTTACTCGTCAGCTCCATACTCGCCCCAGGGCGACGGGTATACGCGCATACCAACTTTGCGCGTCGGCGAACAATACAATCCTAACGACGCCACAGCCTATCCAAGCCAGATGAACCTGGTGGCTCAGTACCAGCAAGCGAGCAAAAGTGTGGCTCGCATTGAAGCCGTAAAGGGCACTGACTATAACGGAACACCTACCGGCAGCGTCGGTTCGGGTTTTGTCGTAACGACCGACGGCGAGATCGCGACCGATTATCATGTCGTCAAAGGTGCCAGTGATATTCGGGTGCGGTTGGGAAATACGACCTATCACGCCAGTATCGATGCTGTCGATCAGCGCACCGATCTTGCTCTGTTGAAACTTACCGACGCCTACGGTCAGCGCTTCCAGCCCGTCAATCTGGCACCGTCGAGTCAGATGGAACAGGGTGCTGCCACTATCGCCATGGGCTTTCCAGCCGGCGACCAGAAAATGTATATGTCTGTCGGTGGTTTTAGCTGGGCTCCAGGGGGATTTCAGGGATACAAACGGTTCGGTGATATCGTCGGAAATTTGCGAGGCGGTTTGATGCCTGGCGAGGACCCCAACCGCATTTCGCTTGAGAGCGGCATCAATGCAGACCAGGGAATATCGGGCGGACCCATGTTCAATTCCCGTTTTCAGGTCGTAGGAGTAATGGATGTTGGCACCACTAATGGTACCAAAGGCGACGCTACTCCCGTCGAAGATTTGCAGAGACTTCTCAGTACCACCCAGAGGATGCACGTTGCAACGAACACAGGCTGGACCTCAGGTCTGAGCTTGCGCAGCGAGATGCCGTCCAGTTTGTATTCGCCGCCACCTGGATACGGCTCCTACAGCATGCAAAACTACTATGTGCAAAATGCCCGAACTGAAGTGTACAGAAGCCCGTCCCCAACACTGTCTCCAGCTTCCTCTTCGGCAACATGGGCCGAACTGGCTCGCATTCTGGATCGCAGATAA
- a CDS encoding gamma carbonic anhydrase family protein, with the protein MLFPFENFQPEVHESVFVAPTAVIVGRAHVAEGASIWFHTVIRADINRIDIGNNTNIQDGCLLHVTNKHGLHVGDRVTVGHGAILHGCRVEADCLISMGAVVLDGAVVGAGSIIAAGAVVAPGSQIPANSLAMGVPAKVVRQVTDDDRHKIDRGWQNYLHYSGIYRGMTLKSD; encoded by the coding sequence ATGCTTTTTCCATTTGAGAATTTTCAACCAGAAGTGCACGAAAGTGTTTTCGTTGCCCCCACGGCAGTCATTGTCGGTCGTGCCCATGTCGCTGAAGGCGCCAGCATCTGGTTTCACACGGTTATCCGTGCCGACATCAACCGCATCGACATCGGCAACAACACTAATATTCAAGACGGGTGCCTGCTTCACGTCACCAACAAGCACGGTCTGCACGTTGGCGACCGGGTCACTGTCGGCCATGGCGCTATCTTGCACGGGTGCAGAGTGGAGGCAGACTGCTTGATTTCTATGGGTGCCGTGGTGCTGGATGGAGCAGTTGTCGGCGCAGGCTCAATCATCGCCGCCGGAGCTGTGGTAGCTCCGGGTTCGCAAATTCCTGCTAACAGTCTGGCCATGGGCGTTCCTGCCAAAGTCGTTCGGCAGGTGACCGACGACGATCGGCATAAAATCGACCGTGGCTGGCAGAACTATCTTCACTATTCGGGCATTTACCGGGGCATGACATTAAAATCGGACTAG